A window of the Acidobacteriota bacterium genome harbors these coding sequences:
- a CDS encoding CHAT domain-containing tetratricopeptide repeat protein: MGSIAWQVLTGFVLLGGVAMADEGLSSALPLAPGVPVERNVDRLPGASSAGGEHLYRFELAAGRRAALFVEQNRVDVRLEARWPGGEKPWILDTPLDYDGIELLLLPPEARGQVTLRVTTKAPGGPSADPEVLHYHPSRYQILLSVGREGSGSQGWLTTLAQLTTAGRAYAEGTGAGRRRALSLYGIVVDDAPDQAQNPTTPGSPWRRDLQDRLTAQALYAEAVLFRLLGDYRPALEHARAALLRWTAPEDRPRLADTWNEIGLVLGPDGDTTGARQAFETALALAEALEDPFRQAIVRGNLCLIDLMERRLQAGIGCFEAALPAARRIGDAEAESAYLVNIAQAHKVLGESPAALKRFREALEIQRALGLTKLEAKTLHNLGGLHRRRAELEAALEAYRGALARFEQLGDQRWRARTLHNLASTEARLGDFEAAAQRAQQALELHRRVGNVAGEASALKISGHLSASLGDWPTACAAYRRAQELEAATDDDHGEAVATAFLGRCELQSGNASIALEHLSRALGALATSDDTALVAAVRVIHGRALAALGRPAAARAGLAEALDAYDRFDDPHGRGWALFHLAELEAGAASSSGPRSHAVLGLLEESLAAFDAVTLELESSDLRALFAGAQRRARERYVSALLEADQKPAALAASEAARGWGLRSLLGSAPTSFSLATGIDLASVQRLLDDSTVLFEYLVGEDASHLFVVTTWSLEVFPLPPRAELEEIVRAARRELLSSTGSGESARWLSKRLIGDAAARLARAPQRIVLALDGPLHLLPFAALPAADGVLADRFELVRIPSAAVLALDRRRRAARPVAEGWAAVLADPIFSPDDLRLASGPSGADLVTTSRGQDRLPRLRFSRNEADFVTAAAGDEPTRIALDADANAHWLLDESLGDFRILHLATHAHVDDVVPARSGLELSLPAATDPGHGGFLGTADLRRLDLRAELVFLSACRTALGKEIRGEGLVGLTQAFFEAGGSRVIASLWPVADRSTAELVRHFYGAIAQGSAPAAALRQAQGVLRRDPRFARPESWAGFVMVGDWQDADLQPRPSSTTHRP; this comes from the coding sequence ATGGGGTCCATCGCGTGGCAGGTCCTCACCGGCTTCGTCCTCCTCGGCGGCGTGGCGATGGCCGACGAGGGACTCTCCTCCGCGCTGCCCCTCGCTCCAGGCGTACCGGTCGAACGGAACGTCGATCGCCTACCGGGGGCAAGCTCCGCCGGCGGCGAGCACCTCTATCGCTTCGAGCTCGCCGCCGGCCGACGCGCCGCGCTGTTCGTCGAGCAGAACCGGGTCGACGTGCGACTCGAGGCTCGCTGGCCCGGCGGCGAGAAGCCCTGGATCCTCGACACGCCCCTCGACTACGACGGCATCGAGTTGCTGTTGCTGCCACCGGAGGCCCGCGGCCAAGTCACCCTGCGAGTCACGACCAAGGCACCGGGGGGCCCGTCTGCGGACCCGGAAGTGCTCCACTACCACCCCAGCCGCTACCAGATCCTGCTCAGTGTCGGCCGCGAAGGCTCGGGCAGCCAAGGCTGGTTGACTACGCTGGCACAGCTGACCACCGCCGGCCGGGCCTATGCCGAGGGCACCGGTGCCGGCCGCCGCCGCGCCCTTTCCCTCTACGGCATCGTGGTGGATGACGCCCCTGACCAAGCTCAGAATCCAACCACGCCGGGCAGTCCCTGGCGTCGGGATCTGCAGGACCGACTGACCGCCCAAGCTCTCTATGCCGAGGCGGTGCTCTTCCGCCTGCTCGGCGACTACCGGCCGGCCCTCGAGCACGCCCGCGCTGCGCTGCTGCGCTGGACAGCCCCCGAGGACCGCCCCCGCCTGGCCGACACCTGGAACGAGATCGGCCTGGTCCTGGGACCGGACGGCGACACGACCGGCGCCCGCCAGGCCTTCGAGACGGCGCTGGCCCTGGCCGAAGCGCTCGAAGACCCGTTCCGCCAGGCGATCGTGCGCGGCAATCTCTGTCTGATCGATCTCATGGAGCGCCGGCTGCAAGCGGGAATCGGCTGCTTCGAGGCGGCGCTCCCGGCGGCTCGCCGGATAGGCGACGCCGAAGCCGAGTCGGCCTATCTGGTCAACATCGCCCAGGCCCACAAGGTGCTCGGAGAATCGCCCGCCGCCCTGAAGCGATTCCGAGAGGCGCTCGAGATTCAACGCGCCCTCGGCCTGACCAAGCTCGAAGCCAAAACTCTTCACAACCTCGGCGGCCTGCACCGCCGCCGGGCCGAGCTCGAAGCGGCCCTCGAGGCCTACCGCGGAGCCCTCGCTCGCTTCGAGCAGCTCGGCGATCAGCGTTGGCGTGCCCGCACCCTGCACAACCTCGCCAGCACCGAGGCCCGACTGGGGGACTTCGAGGCGGCGGCCCAACGGGCGCAACAGGCCCTCGAGCTGCATCGCCGGGTGGGCAACGTCGCCGGCGAGGCCAGTGCTCTCAAGATCTCCGGCCACCTGTCGGCCAGCCTCGGTGACTGGCCGACGGCGTGCGCCGCCTACCGCCGAGCACAGGAGCTCGAGGCGGCCACCGACGATGACCATGGAGAAGCGGTGGCGACCGCCTTCCTCGGTCGGTGCGAGCTGCAGTCGGGCAACGCCAGCATCGCCCTCGAGCACCTCTCGCGAGCCCTTGGAGCCTTGGCAACGAGCGACGACACGGCGCTGGTGGCGGCAGTCCGGGTGATTCACGGCCGCGCCCTCGCCGCCCTCGGCCGGCCCGCGGCGGCGCGCGCCGGTCTCGCCGAGGCTCTCGACGCCTACGATCGCTTCGACGACCCCCACGGTCGAGGCTGGGCCCTCTTCCACCTCGCGGAGCTCGAGGCCGGCGCCGCATCCTCGTCCGGCCCTCGATCCCATGCCGTCCTCGGCCTGCTGGAAGAGTCCCTCGCCGCCTTCGATGCCGTGACTCTGGAGCTCGAGAGCTCGGATCTGCGGGCTCTCTTCGCCGGCGCCCAGCGCCGAGCCCGAGAGCGCTACGTCAGCGCGCTGCTGGAGGCGGACCAGAAGCCCGCCGCCTTGGCGGCCAGCGAGGCGGCGCGTGGCTGGGGCCTGCGCAGCCTGCTGGGCTCGGCTCCCACGTCTTTCTCGCTCGCCACTGGCATCGACCTGGCGTCGGTCCAGAGGCTGCTCGACGACTCCACCGTCCTCTTCGAATACCTCGTCGGCGAGGACGCCTCCCACCTCTTCGTGGTGACGACGTGGAGCCTCGAGGTCTTTCCGCTGCCACCGCGGGCCGAGCTCGAAGAGATCGTCCGAGCGGCACGGCGGGAGCTGCTCTCGAGCACCGGCTCCGGCGAGAGCGCCCGCTGGCTCTCGAAGCGCTTGATCGGCGACGCGGCGGCGAGGCTCGCCAGAGCGCCGCAGCGCATCGTCCTCGCCCTCGACGGACCGCTCCATCTCCTACCGTTTGCCGCCCTGCCGGCAGCGGACGGCGTGCTCGCGGATCGCTTCGAGCTAGTGCGCATTCCCTCCGCCGCGGTGCTCGCCCTCGACCGGCGGCGGCGCGCCGCGCGCCCCGTCGCCGAAGGATGGGCCGCCGTCCTCGCCGACCCGATCTTCTCGCCCGATGATCTGAGGCTGGCTTCGGGCCCGTCCGGAGCCGACCTGGTGACCACCTCCCGGGGCCAGGACCGGCTGCCCCGGCTGCGCTTCAGCCGGAATGAGGCGGATTTCGTCACCGCCGCCGCCGGTGACGAGCCGACCCGCATCGCCCTCGATGCCGATGCCAACGCCCACTGGCTGCTCGACGAGTCCCTGGGCGACTTCCGCATTCTTCATCTCGCCACCCACGCCCACGTCGACGATGTGGTGCCGGCCCGCTCCGGCCTCGAGCTTTCGCTCCCCGCCGCCACCGACCCAGGGCACGGAGGATTCCTCGGTACCGCCGACCTACGACGCCTCGACCTGCGCGCCGAGCTGGTCTTTCTCTCCGCCTGTCGAACGGCCCTCGGCAAGGAGATCCGGGGCGAGGGGCTGGTGGGCTTGACCCAGGCTTTCTTCGAAGCCGGGGGGAGCCGCGTGATCGCCAGCCTGTGGCCCGTCGCCGACCGTTCCACCGCCGAGCTGGTGCGCCACTTCTACGGCGCGATCGCTCAGGGTTCGGCCCCCGCCGCAGCTCTGCGGCAAGCACAAGGCGTCTTGCGACGCGACCCGCGGTTCGCTCGCCCCGAATCCTGGGCCGGCTTCGTGATGGTCGGCGATTGGCAGGATGCCGACCTCCAACCGCGGCCATCTTCGACCACCCATCGCCCATGA
- a CDS encoding sigma-70 family RNA polymerase sigma factor, translated as MVALILRGDSQAEDWLVERYSRPLFALLRQRLRETADAEDFLQDTLQLGIAKIRQGELREPAKLGSFLMSLARNLVIEHHRRKARRKTDADSPITLQRAASEPEPEAQLIASERASLTRHLLGELGTPRDREILTRFYLAEEDKPAICEDLGLSSSQFNCVLHRARERYKQLFEARFGSPWGERSRLEVK; from the coding sequence ATGGTCGCGCTGATTCTGCGAGGAGATTCGCAGGCCGAGGATTGGCTCGTCGAGCGCTACAGCCGACCACTCTTCGCCCTGCTGCGTCAGCGCCTGCGCGAGACGGCGGACGCCGAGGATTTCCTCCAGGACACGCTCCAGCTCGGCATCGCCAAGATCCGGCAAGGGGAGCTTCGCGAGCCGGCGAAGCTGGGCTCTTTCCTGATGTCCCTGGCCCGCAATCTGGTGATCGAGCACCACCGTCGCAAGGCACGGCGCAAGACCGATGCGGATTCCCCGATCACGCTGCAGCGAGCGGCCTCTGAACCGGAGCCCGAGGCGCAGCTGATCGCCAGCGAGCGGGCCAGCCTCACCCGTCACCTGCTCGGCGAGCTCGGGACGCCGCGCGATCGCGAGATCCTGACCCGCTTTTACCTCGCTGAAGAGGACAAACCGGCCATCTGCGAGGACCTCGGTCTGTCCTCCTCCCAGTTCAACTGCGTCCTGCACCGGGCGCGCGAGCGCTACAAGCAGCTCTTCGAGGCGCGCTTCGGCTCGCCCTGGGGCGAGCGATCGCGGCTGGAAGTGAAATAG